TTTTCAGTGACCTGCCACTTTATATAAAGGTGCTTGAGATCGCTGTCAATATACTTATTGTAAACCACAAACCTGCCCTTTAAGACATCCAGGTCTTTGACCTGGACGGGAGCTTGGATTTTTTTGATTTCGTAGGCACCTGGTTTGGGAGTGAGGTCGGGCAGTACTACGCCATTTAAGCACATATCCTTTACCGGATCCACCACAGGTTCGCCAAAATCCCCACCGTATGCCCAGTACTTTGTGCCATCTTCGGTGTATTTGGTTATGGCTTTATCGATCCAGTCCCATACGAATCCACCTTGAAAGCGAGGGTATTTGTCTACATAATCCCAAAAATCCTTAAAGTTTCCATTGCTGTTGCTTTTGGAATAAGCATATTCACACATGACCATCGGACGCCTGTCTTTGGTATCGGCCATAACATCAGCTACCCAGGACAGAGGTGGGTACATAGGCGCTCTTATATCCGAAATAGCAGGACCTGGATCTCCGCTTTCATACTGAACCAATCTGTAAGGGTCGTAGGCCCTTATCCATCCCGCCATGGCTGCATGGTTCATTCCCGCACCGGATTCATTTCCCAGTGACCAGAACAGGATTGATGGATGGTTCTTGTCCCTCAACACCATTCTCATGGCTCTGTCCAGATAGGCGCAAGCCCATTCTGGGTCCTTGGACAGTTGCCCCTGAATGCCGTGGGTTTCAAGGTTGGTTTCGTCTACCAGGTAGATTCCGAGCTCATCGCACAGATCATACCAGATAGGGCTATTGGGGTAATGACTGGTTCTAACAGCATTGAAATTTAGACGCTTCATGGCTATGATTTCCTGGCGCATGCGCTCTTCTGTCAACGCTCTGCCATTTTCAGGATGATGTTCATGGCGATCAACGCCTCTTATTATAAGCCTCTTGCCATTTAATTTGATGACACCGTCTTCGGAAATCTCTATTCTCCTAAATCCCACTCTGCAGCTTTCAAAGTCCACTTCATTGCCCTCTGGGTCTACCAGTGCAAACACCAGGGTATAGAGATTGGGATTTTCGGCTGTCCACTTTAGGGGAGATTTTACGCCGGCAGTTAAAAGGGCTGCGCCAGCCTCTGGAGTAAACTCTCGCCTGTCGTACATAGGGGTTTCCGATGATATTTTTGCTTCAAAAGCAGGTATTACCTCATCTCCCGAAGGACCAAAAAGCCTAGCCCTTACTCTGTAATTCTCATATCCTTTGACCTTGTTTACATAACAGTATGCAACTAGCTTTCCATCCTGGTACAGGTCATCCAGGAGTGCAAACACCTTGAAATCCCTTATGTGCACCCTTGGTTTGCTGTACAGAATCACCGAACGCTGTATACCTGATAAATGCCAGTAGTCCTGGTCTTCAAGATATGAGCCATCACACCACCTCATCACCTGAACGGCCAGCGTATTGGTGCCTATCCTCACATAATCGGTTATATTAAACTCTGCGCTCAGCTTGCTATCCTGTGAATATCCTACCATCTCACCATTTACCCAGAGATAAAAAGCGGATTCTACTGATTCAAAATTTATAAATATCTCCCTTCCACTCCAATTTTCAGGGACAATAAATCTGGTTACATAACACCCCGTGGGATTATCTTTTGGTACAAAAGGTGGATTTAGATCACGATTGTCCTGGCTGAATGGGTAAATTACATTCGTGTATATGGGATAGCCAAAACCCTGAAGTTCCCAGTTTCCTGGTACGACGATATCATCCCACCCTGACGTATCATAGTCTTCTTTGTAAAAACCTTCAGGCACATCTTCTGGGCTATTCACCAGCTTAAATTTCCATGTACCGTCCAGCACTGATACATATTTAGAGATCTTTCTGTTGCAGGTAATAGCGTCCGCAAGGCTGGAATATGCACCCCATGGGGAGTGCATCGGTTCGCGATTTATATGTAAAACGTGCTGGTCTTCCCAGTGATTTTTCTTTAATTTACTGCTGTAGCTATTCATAGGCAATCCTCCATTAACCGTTGATGCCAAATTATAGTATTGTATAAATCCTTATTATCCCTTTTTTATAGTAGAATTTTTTATGCGCTCGCTGAGCATCTGATAATACAGATCTTCGTCTATTGGCAGCTCCACCCAATCATCAGTCCATGTTGAGAGAAGCATGGCATTTGATATGGAGAGACTTTTAATTCCTTCTTCACCCGGGGCTATAAGCGGTGTGCCTTTTTGAATGGCCTCCACGAAATTTCGAGTAATGCCGGGATGCCATGATGGTTTTCCGTTTATAGGTATCTCGCATTTCCAGCATTCTGGCTCGCCGAACCCGCCTTTGTACCTGGCGTTAAACTCTCTCTCGGATTCTCGTAGCCGCCAGAAGGTCAATTTATCGTCTTCTATGACTATTTTTCCTCTATCGCCGGCGACCTCTAATCTGTTGGTCCCTGGAGTTTCACCTGTAGTCGTCACGAATACTCCGGTTGCTCCATTGGGATACTCTACAAAAGCCGTCACATCGTCTTCCACTTCAATGTTATGGTATTTGCCAAAATAACAAAAAGCCCTTACCCTTTTGGGCATTCCGCATATCCACTGCCATAAATCCAGGTTATGAGGGCACTGGTTCAGCAAAACCCCGCCACCTTCACCGCTCCACGTAGCGCGCCATGATCCAGAATCATAATAGCTCTGTGAGCGGTACCAGTTGGTTATAATCCAATTTGTCCGCTTGATTTCACCCAATTCACCGGAGTCTATGAGGTCTTTTAATTTCTGGTAGAGCGGGTGTGTACGCCACATAAACATGATGGCAAAAACCTTGCCACTCTTTTTGGCTACTTCATTCATTTCTCTTACCTGCTTTGTATATACTCCTGCAGGCTTTTCAACTAACACGTGCATTCCCTTTTGAAATGCCTGAATAGCCAGAGGAGGATGAGAATAGTGCGGCGTTGCAATTATAACTGCATCTACGCCTGAGTTAGCAAAAAAGGCATCGTCATCATCGAACAATTTGATCTTGTCGCCGTATTTTGATTTTACCCATTCCAATCTTTTTGGATCGATATCACATACCGCCGTGAGTTCAGCACCTGGTACTTCACCGTTCATAAGGTATGTGGTGTGGCCACTGCCCATGTTGCCTATCCCTATGATTCCAATTTTTACTTTTTCCATTTATATCCCCCTTTTTTATCTAAAATTTAAATTTTGTTTATAACATTATAAATATAATTCTACATTTAGGTTAATAATCCTCTCTCTTTTAAATTTTTATGAATATTATTATAGTATGATGTTAGAGATATTGAAATGACATGCTCTTTTCTAATAAGCGAGAATTTTTGAAGTCAAAAAGGATTCTCGCTTTTTTTGTCGAACATTATAAACATGTGATAAAATTTTTAAAGGAGATTTGTATATGATACCTCTAATGGACACTGTCCCCCACAGAAAAAAGCCTTTTGTTACATGGATAATTATTATTGTTAATTTTCTGGTTTTTTTATTTCAGATTTCGTTACCTTCAAATATTTTGGAAATGTTTGTGTATGGCTTTGGTTTTGTTCCTCTAAAATTAACAAATTTGTGGCGTGAAGGCTTGCGGCTTGAAATATTGTTTTTTTCATGGCCTCTTATTACAAGTATGTTTCTTCATGGAAGCTGGTTACATCTGATCGGCAATATGTGGAGTTTATGGCTATTTGGCGATAATGTTGAAGACAGGGTGGGGCATCTTCGTTTTTTGGTTTTTTATCTTTTAAGCGGGATTATAGCTTCTTTAACTCATTATATTTTTAATGAATATTCATCTGTTCCAACTATTGGAGCTTCAGGAGCTATTGCCGGGGTTATGGGAGCGTATTTTGTCATGTTTCCACTAGCTCGCATTATAACTATTATCCCGTTTCTTTGGGTGCCGCTTTTTGTGCAGATCCCGGCCATTTTCTTTATCGGTTTTTGGTTTGTTTCGCAGTTTTTTTCCGGGCTTTTCTCTCTTTTAGGGCCAGCATTTGGAGGCGGTATTGCCTGGTGGGCACATATAGGTGGTTTTATCTTTGGGATAATAGCGATTCCTTTTTTTAGAAAGTTTTAATCAAGAATGTTAATTTTTTATCTCAATATTTCTAAGTACTTTTGGGAGGGAGAGTAGAAACAATTGGAGGGAAAAGATATACTTAAAAAGCTGAGCGACCTGAATGGCGTTTCAGGAAGTGAATTTATTTTGCATGATGTTTTAGAAGAAATCTTTAAGGAATATTCAGATGAGGTTAAAAGAGGCAAGATGGGGGATTTTGTGGCAGTCAAAAAGGGTGAAGGAGAAGAAAGATTAAAAATAATGTTGACTGCCCATGCCGATGAAATTGGGCTCATGGTGACTGATATAGATGATAGAGGATTTGTGCACTTTACAAATGTAGGTGGAGTTGATGCAAAAACATTGCCAGCCCAGGAGGTTATAATTCACGGCAAAGAAGATGTATTTGGGGTTATAGGTGCAAAACCACCCCATGTATTGACTGAGAAGGATAGAAAAAAGTCTATAAAAATAGATGAAATGGTTATAGACTGTGGAATGGAAAAGGACGAATTAAAAAAGATAATAAGTATAGGTGATTTTATTACTATAAATAGAAAGTCAATTGACCTATTAGGTGATTTTATAACCGGCAAAGCTCTAGATAACCGTGTAGGGATAATGGTTTTATATGAGTGCGCTAAAAACTTAAAAAATTTAAGACATATAGCTGATGTTTATTTTGCAGCAACAACTCAAGAGGAAAGAGGACTTGTAGGAGTTAGGACTACAACGTATGAGATAAATCCTGATATAGGGATAGTTGTAGATGTAACCTTAGGAGATAAATATGCAAATCCTGATATTCAGGTTGAATGTGGAAAGGGAGTAGAAATAACAGTAGGACCTAATATTCACCCGGAACTTTCTGAAAGGCTGATTAAAGTGGCGGATGAGTATAGTATACCGTATACAATAGATGTTGCAGCAGGTCCGACTGGTACAGAAACATGGAATGTTCAAATAAGCAGAGAAGGCGTTCCAACCCTTCTAATTTCAGTCCCTATAAAATATATGCATACATCCACAGAGGTTGTAAATTACAAAGATGTAATAAGAGCAGGAAGGCTTTTAGCATTATTTATTTCTTCATTGAAGAATTGGGGTGAAATTTATGCTTAAAAAACTTACAGATGCCTTTGGCGTATCAGGATATGAGAAGGAAGTCAGAGATGTTATAAAGGATGAGGTGAAGGATTCAGGCGAAGTTTTTGTAGATAAACTTGGGAACTTAATCGTTCATAAAAAAGGAAATGGCAAAAAAGTTATGCTTGCAGCCCATATGGATGAGGTTGGATTTATTGTAACAGCTATAAAGGATGATGGAAGAATAAAATTTGCGCCGGTAGGTGGAATTGACGCGAGAATATTGGTTTCCAAAAGGGTTGTTTTCGGTAGGGCAAAGGTCAAGGGAGTAATTGGATATAAGCCTATACATCTTCAAAGTGAAGGTGAAAGAAATGATCCAGTAAATGTTAAGGATCTTTTTATCGACATAGGCGCAACAAGTAAGGATGAGGTTTTAAAAAGTATTAAACCTGGAGATTATGCTACATTTGAAAGCGAATATGTTGAAATGGGAAAATACATAAAAGCAAAAGCACTGGATGATAGAGTTGGATGTGCTATATTAATCGATATTTTAAAGGAAAACTATAATCTTGACTTATACTGTGTGTTTACGGTTCAAGAGGAAGTAGGACTGAGGGGTGCAACTGTTGCTGCATATAAGATTGAACCGGAAATAGGACTTGTTATTGAAGGGACGACCTGTGCCGATTTTGTTAAGGATGACAAGGATTTTGTAACTGAAACAGGAAAGGGTCCTGCAATTTCTGTCATGGACTCGTCATCAATTACAAACGAAAAGCTTTTAAATAGGATTTTAAAAGTAGCAGAAGAGAATGGTATTCCCTATCAAATAAGAAGGGGTAATGTGGGTGGAAATGATGCAGGGGCTATCCATAAGACCAAATCAGGGATAATTACAGCCAGCATTTCAGTTCCCACAAGATATATTCACTCGCCAATCAGCATGGTCCATAAGGATGACTATGAATACACATTAAAGCTTGTTAAGAAAGTATTAGAAAGCATTGAAGGGGAGGAATTGTAATGGAACTTTTAAAAAGCTTGACTTCAATTTACGGACCATCAGGTAGAGAAGATAAAATTGCCGAATTTATAATGGAAACTATAAAGCCATATGTAGATGAAATAAGTAAAGATGCATTAGGCAATGTAATTGCGGTTAAAAAGGGAAGTGGTCAAAAAAAGCTTATGCTTACAGCTCATATGGATCAGATTGGTGTTATGGTAACTTTTATTGACGATGATGGGTACTTAAGATTTACGAACATAGGTGGTCTAAATCCATATTCACTGCTTTTTAAGCGCGTGGTTTTTAAGAATGGAGTGGAAGGAATAATCTCAAAGGAACAAAAGGCTGAGATAAAAGAATTAGCTTTAAAGGATCTTTACATTGATATAGGGGCAAATTGTAAAGATGAGGCAAAAAAGAAGGTTAATATCGGAGATTTTGGAGTGTTTAAATCTGATTTTCAAGATTTGGGGCAAAGACTTATCAGTGCAGCCTTTGATGATAGAGTAGGTTGCTATGTTTTAATAGAAGCTGCAAAAAGAATAAAGAACATAAACTGTGATGTTTATTTTGTTTTCACAGTTCAGGAAGAAGTTGGCTTAAGGGGTGCCAGGACTTCTGCTTATTCAATAGAACCTGATGCTGCTATTGCAATTGATGTTACAGGAACAGGAGATATACCAAATTGCAACAGGATGGCGGTCAAATTGGGAGATGGTGTTGCTATTAAAATAATGGATAGGGGCTTTATAGTTCATCCAAAGATAAAGGAATTTTTAACAAGCGTTGCAGAAAAGAATAACATTAAATATCAATACGAGATTTTAGAAATGGGAACAACAGATGCAGCAGAAATCCATGTTTCAAAGACAGGAGTTCCATCTGGGGTTATATCAGTTCCATCGAGATATGTTCACTCCCATAGTGAGATGGTTGATAAAAATGATGTGGAGGCAGCTATAAATTTACTGGTTCACGCCATTGAGGAGTTTTAAGTAGATTACAAGGGGGCTAAAAATATGACTTTTGATGAACTCTATAAAAAAGCGAAATCTGTAATAAATCCACGTAAACTTTCGGAATATGCTGAGGCCGGTGGAGTCGGTGCTGCTATTCTTTCAGAAAGTGGAAATGTATATACAGGTGTGTGCATTGATACCGCATGTTCTATGGGCTTTTGTGCTGAACACGCTGCCGCAGCTGCGATGATAACTGCAGGCGAAAGTCGTGTATTAAAAATGATTGCTGTAGGGTGGGATGGCCATATTATGCCACCATGTGGTCGTTGTCGCGAATTTATAAGTCAGATTAACGACCAGAATTTAGATGCTGAAGTGATGGTTGGAGAAAATAAAATAGTAACCCTCAGAGAACTTTTACCGTATGATTGGCGGCAATAATAAAGTGTTGTAAAAATTGTTGCAAAATGGCTAAACTTTTTCAGATTAATTGTTGAAATCTGTCAAAATACATAAGCGCTCCCATATAATCCTGGTAATATGGTCCAGGAGTCTCTACCGGATAACCGTAAAGTTGGGGTATATAGATATTTTGGCCTAAGTCAATATATTCTGTTATAGATTTTGTAGGGCTGGGAATAATAATCATAAATAAGACTCCTTTTGGTAAGGTTACACTTATGTGTTGCCTTACCTTTTATTTTTGTCTATTAACACTCTCATTCATAAGCCATGGTTTATACTTATTTTTTTACAAGCCATATTAATACATTTAATACTAAAACAATAATAAAAATATATAACAGGTTAATTGTAAAATTAAATACGACACCAAAAAACATCACCTTGTACTTTTAAACACCTTACACCTTATGAAAGAGGTAAAATTTGTGCTCTTTTAAAAGAAGGATTCTCACCAACTCAAATCGCTAAAAAACTTGGCCGTCATCGCAGCACCATTTACCGCGAAATAAAACGTGGCACCACAACTCAATGCCGTACAGATCTAACTACGTATGAAGCATACTTCCTAGAAACTGGCCAGGCGGTATATGAGAAGAATCGCTCTTTCTGTGGCCGAAAAAGTAAGATCCTCCAGGTTGAATCCTTCCTCCAATATGCTGAGCAAAAGATACTTCAAGACAAAAGTCCGCAATATAGACCTTTTCATAAAAACCAGACGTAAACCCAAGAAGAATTCTTTGAGAAAACACAAGCGCCTTTTTGGCAAGAGTATTAGCGAGCGGCCTGATAGCATTGAAAAGCGTGAGGAGTTCGGCCATTGGGGAATCGACACTGTTCTCGGAAGACGCTCTAATGACCATGCTCTGCTGATCCTAACAGAGAGGAAAACTCATTATCATCTGCTCCTCCCATTGGCAAGCAAAACTGCTGAGGCAGTGGATGAGGCATTAAAGCGGCTAAAAAGCCAGTATGGTCTTATGTTTTCTCGGGTGTTTAAGAGCATCACTGCGGATAACGGTAGTGAGTTTGCCAATCTAAATGTCCACGGGATTGATATTTACTATACTCACCCTTACTCTGCCTGGGAACGAGCCACTAATAATGAGCGGCACAATGGCCTAGTAAGGCGGTTGATTCCTAAGGGGACAGCTATTAGTGAATTGTCGCTTTCACAAATTGGGCGGGTACAGGATTGGTGTAATACCTTGCCAAGAAAAATCCTTGGTTACCGCCAGCCAGCAGAGCTTTTCTTCCGGGAAATAGAACGGCTAACTTCTGAGTTTCAAAATTCATGATCGCGAAATCCAATATCATTCGGGTTTCCAAAAAATGTGTCGCATTTAATATTGCAATTTAAGGAAAAATTTTCTATTTAACAAACCGTTTTCCTATTGACATAAAAAAGTATTGTGTTATAATATTATTAACATAATTTATTAATATCATTAATTAATTATGTTAATAATATTTTTTACAGGTAATTGTAAAATAAGGTAAAAAGAAAAAACAAAGAGGTATCAATATCAAATTAGATACTGATGATAATGGTTTTAAAGGAAAGATTCATGTCATTAAAGTAAGAGAATTTAAAATCTGGAAAATTTAGAAGGGTTACGGATTCTGGAGAAGTCACAAAAAAGTTTTTTGGTTCTTTAGAAAATTAAGTGTGTTACAAACAAGCAATGAGTATTAGGGATAGATAGAATTTTTTGAAGAAAGATGACACAAAACATAGATTCAATGCTAAAGTCCCTATGATCAATAGGAAAGTAATAATGGTCGTAGAAAGAAGAAGGGATGATTTCAGAGAAATCAATGAAAGAATCAAAGAGTTCGATAAACTTAGGTTTATCATCTTCGAAGAAAGATTTAACATCGTCATAAATGTCGCAAAGAGAAATTTGTTTAAAGTTGGTTTTCATAGGATTCCCTCCGATCTTATGATAAGAATTGCTGTATATTAAATTAGACAAAAGTGGGGGAAATCCTTTGAAAATATAACGCGAAACCTCAATATTTTAGAGCTTTTTGGGGTTTCGTAATAATCTAATAAAATAAATTATTAAAGGGGGTTCTATGTTGAAAAGGGTAAAGTTTATTTCTGTTACTGTAGCCATTTTACTGATTATTTCTAGCTTGTCAGCCGGATGTTCAAACGCAAAAACAACAAGTGGTAGTAATAATTTAAAAGGCTCTAAAATTGCAACTTTCGGCAGATTAGGTAGTTGGCCTAAACCGCCTTTATATCAAGGAAACTATTTTTCTTCAGGTGGAGTTGGATGGCCTGTACAAGCAGCAGTCTTTGAGGGATTATATGAATTTATTAGAGTGAGTAATCGTTTATATCCAAGGTTAGCCACAGCACTGCCAGAAAATAAGGGAAATGAATCAATAATACATTTGAGAAAAGGTGTTAAATGGAATGATGGAAAACCTTTTACCAGCAAAGATATATGGGCATTTTATATTTTAAATAATGGTACATTTATTACAAGATTTTTGAATTCTATAGAGATTCCAGATGATTATACAGTGATTTTTAAGTGGGCAGATCCGCAACCAAATGAAGAAATAAAAAATATGCTTATAGCTCAGGATACCCAAGGTACTATTCCCTATCATATTTTTTCAAAATACGTTGATAAAGCAAATGAAATATTATCTCGTTTACCAACTACAAATGATCTTGATAAGAGAGGACCATTTACTAAGTTAATAGATGATAAAGCCAGTGCAGAATTGAATGAGAATTGGAATGCATTTATCAAGTATAAATTAAAATATCCAATAGGGACAGGACCATTCATGGTAAAGACAGTTACATCTGCACAACTGATTATGGAAAAAAATCCTTATTATTATAATAAAGATAAGGTAAAATTTGATAGAATAAAGCTCTATCAAACAGATCAAGCTGGTGGATTGGCACTCATACAATCAGGCAAAATAGCACAAACTGATTATAGCCCAACAAAAGATATAATGGAGACGATCCTCAGAAAGAACAAAGATATGGTTTTCTATAAAATGAAAGACGAAGCAGATTTGGGTGTGATATTTAACATAAAAATGAAACCTTTTGATGATGTAAATTTCAGAAGGGCGGTACAATATATAGCAGATAGAAAAAAAATAAGAGATGCTGCAAATTGGGCCGCTACAGTTGGAGATATTTCTGTAATAGGTATGCCACTTAATCTGATGAATTGGATAAATGATGACGTAAGAAAGAAAATGACTAAATTTATTTATGATCCTGATAAGGCAGCTGCATTGTTGCAACAAGATGGTTGGCAAAAAGGCAGTGATGGTATATGGAGAGATAAAAATGGGAAAATATATAATCTATCAATTGGAGCACCATCTTCGTTTGGAATGGCAGTAAATGCTAGTGAAATATTAGCTGAACAGTTTACAGCATTTGGGCTTCCAACAAAACTTTCAGCTGTTGATGATAGCATTTACTATACAAATGCACGAAGGCCTAATAATAAATATCATATGTCAACAGATTGGATAGATGTAACTTGGAATTTTTTGCATCCTTGGTTTGCATTGTCAGAATTCTGGCGAGGTGCGCAAGCTAGTTATGCGAATTTCCCAATAGTAACAAAGAAAGGTAAAGATTATGGTAAACTTGATATGAAATTACCGGGGCCAGATGGCAAAATTATAGATATTAATGAGACAATAGATAAATTGCTTTATATGAATGATGAGGATATGAGAAAAGCTGTAAGTGCGCTTGCATGGATAGCAAATGAAAATGCCTTCGGACTCGATTACTTTTTAAATTCATCGTCAATATTTATAAATAAAGCAATTATTGATGAAAATACACTCCCGATGCATAATTTATTTTCAAAATATAATAGAGATATGCCATTACCGACAAATCCTGTTGATGAAGAAGCTGTATACGAACTTAATTATGGCTTTGATGGTGGTATGCTTTTATTGGTAAATGGAACATGGAAACCTGGGGAAAAAGCCTATAATGACAAATAATTAATATCTTGGTTCTATAATAAATGTTGTAGTGGATAAAAATCTAACATAAAAATAGCGCACTTATTCTGAATGCCTGCTATAATAGAAGTGAATAAACAAAATCCGTTAAAAGAAGGCATCAGAATAAGTGCATACAAATTATGTCATAGAAATACAGAGAAACTTAGCACAAAGCCCCGCCACTTGTGGCGGGGAGTAGTCAACTTTATGGGAAGTTGGAATAGTTATATATAGCTATTTAGTAGCAATAAATGAGGATTAAATAATAATTAACAAATAAAAAAATATAATATGTTTTTTTGAATATAAAGTTGTATTATATTATTAAGTAAGGAATATAACTTAAAAGATAATAGTGTGAGTGATAAAAGCTTCGTATTACGCTAAAAAATGAAAAAAGGGATGTTGTAAGAAGATGAAAAATTATAGAGGAAAGGTATATATGCATAACAATACATCAATACCATCTATAGACGATAGTACATTTTTTGACCTGGCTAATCCTAAAATGATAGGTAACAAGAACAAGGCTTCTATCATACGCTTAGTACGGGCTAAAGGCCCCATATCTAGAGCTGACATAGCACGTCAGTTAAACTTAAGTCCGCCCGCAGTTTCTAACAACATAAATGCATTATTAGAAGCGGGTATTATCAAAGAAGTGGGAACTTACGATTCTAGTGTAGGAAGAAAACCTGTACTGCTTTGTTTTAATTCGACATTTGGTTACGTTTTAGGAATTGACATTGGTGAATACAAGATACATTGTGGAGTTGCAAATCTGGATGGTGACATAATTGATTTTAATGAGGTTCCTACTATGGCGAATGAGGGTGGTGAGTCTGTACTTAACAGAGTACATAACGTAATACTTTCTATGTTAGAAAGAAATAAGATAAATAATGATAAGATACTGGCAGCAGGTATAGGTTCACCCGGTATAAAGAATGTAAATACAGGTACGAACATTTTAGCACCTTTTATAAAATCGTGGGACCAAATAAATCTTAAGAACCGGATGGAAGAGAAATTTAAGTTTCCATTTATCGTTGAGAACGACGTTGATATGAGTATAATAGGGGAATATTGGAAGGGTGCAGGGCGAAATTATGAAAATATGGCCTATATAAAATTAGGAGACGGGGTTGCAGCACGCTTTATATTAAACGGTCGTCTTTATAGAGGTGTTAACTTTGCAGCAGGAGAAATAGGTTTTATGTTACCTGATAAAGAACTGATTCAAGATAAGTTTTGCGAACAAGGGGCACTAGAGAGACTTATATGCAATGACGCAATAGCTAATACTTATAAAAACAAGTATGAGCAATTAAAAGGTCAAAAATTTCCAGATGAAGATATAAGCATTAGTGATGTTTTGAAAAGATGGGAAAAAGGAGACGATATTGCCAATTCAATTGTAGAGGATATAAAAATATATTTAGGTATAGCTCTCATAAATATAATTTCAATCTTAAATCCTGAAGTAATTATATTAGGAGGGCAATTAAGTGATGTCCCCCAAAAATTTATAGTTTCTTTGAAAGATATGCTGAGCAAGCACGTTTTGTTTATACCGGAAATAATTCCCGCCCAATTAGGTAATAATGCCGGCGTAATAGGTGCTATAGCTGTAGCATTGGCCAAAGCCGAAAAGTTATTATCTTCATTTTGGGAGTAAATTCAAACATCGTGGAGGGGAGAATCATGTATTATGAAAAAGGAATTTGATATATTTACCATAGCAGATTTATGTGCTGATGTAATATTAATAAGTAGATCTATAGAACCAGAGTTTGGACAAAAGGAGAAATTTGTAGACGATTATATTGTAGAATTGGGCGGTTC
This genomic window from Caldanaerobius fijiensis DSM 17918 contains:
- a CDS encoding ROK family transcriptional regulator, with protein sequence MKNYRGKVYMHNNTSIPSIDDSTFFDLANPKMIGNKNKASIIRLVRAKGPISRADIARQLNLSPPAVSNNINALLEAGIIKEVGTYDSSVGRKPVLLCFNSTFGYVLGIDIGEYKIHCGVANLDGDIIDFNEVPTMANEGGESVLNRVHNVILSMLERNKINNDKILAAGIGSPGIKNVNTGTNILAPFIKSWDQINLKNRMEEKFKFPFIVENDVDMSIIGEYWKGAGRNYENMAYIKLGDGVAARFILNGRLYRGVNFAAGEIGFMLPDKELIQDKFCEQGALERLICNDAIANTYKNKYEQLKGQKFPDEDISISDVLKRWEKGDDIANSIVEDIKIYLGIALINIISILNPEVIILGGQLSDVPQKFIVSLKDMLSKHVLFIPEIIPAQLGNNAGVIGAIAVALAKAEKLLSSFWE
- a CDS encoding cytidine deaminase family protein, coding for MTFDELYKKAKSVINPRKLSEYAEAGGVGAAILSESGNVYTGVCIDTACSMGFCAEHAAAAAMITAGESRVLKMIAVGWDGHIMPPCGRCREFISQINDQNLDAEVMVGENKIVTLRELLPYDWRQ
- a CDS encoding M42 family metallopeptidase — translated: MELLKSLTSIYGPSGREDKIAEFIMETIKPYVDEISKDALGNVIAVKKGSGQKKLMLTAHMDQIGVMVTFIDDDGYLRFTNIGGLNPYSLLFKRVVFKNGVEGIISKEQKAEIKELALKDLYIDIGANCKDEAKKKVNIGDFGVFKSDFQDLGQRLISAAFDDRVGCYVLIEAAKRIKNINCDVYFVFTVQEEVGLRGARTSAYSIEPDAAIAIDVTGTGDIPNCNRMAVKLGDGVAIKIMDRGFIVHPKIKEFLTSVAEKNNIKYQYEILEMGTTDAAEIHVSKTGVPSGVISVPSRYVHSHSEMVDKNDVEAAINLLVHAIEEF
- a CDS encoding ABC transporter substrate-binding protein, with protein sequence MKRVKFISVTVAILLIISSLSAGCSNAKTTSGSNNLKGSKIATFGRLGSWPKPPLYQGNYFSSGGVGWPVQAAVFEGLYEFIRVSNRLYPRLATALPENKGNESIIHLRKGVKWNDGKPFTSKDIWAFYILNNGTFITRFLNSIEIPDDYTVIFKWADPQPNEEIKNMLIAQDTQGTIPYHIFSKYVDKANEILSRLPTTNDLDKRGPFTKLIDDKASAELNENWNAFIKYKLKYPIGTGPFMVKTVTSAQLIMEKNPYYYNKDKVKFDRIKLYQTDQAGGLALIQSGKIAQTDYSPTKDIMETILRKNKDMVFYKMKDEADLGVIFNIKMKPFDDVNFRRAVQYIADRKKIRDAANWAATVGDISVIGMPLNLMNWINDDVRKKMTKFIYDPDKAAALLQQDGWQKGSDGIWRDKNGKIYNLSIGAPSSFGMAVNASEILAEQFTAFGLPTKLSAVDDSIYYTNARRPNNKYHMSTDWIDVTWNFLHPWFALSEFWRGAQASYANFPIVTKKGKDYGKLDMKLPGPDGKIIDINETIDKLLYMNDEDMRKAVSALAWIANENAFGLDYFLNSSSIFINKAIIDENTLPMHNLFSKYNRDMPLPTNPVDEEAVYELNYGFDGGMLLLVNGTWKPGEKAYNDK